CATGCAGCCGACGCGTCCACGCGCGACCTCGTGCCGATCGCCCTGCCTTATAACGCGCCCTCACCCACGCCCGCAACGCTGACCACAGCCGATGCCGACGCAGTCCGTCGCCGCTATCACGTCGCCCCGACCGAATTCACCGCCATCCTCATCGGCAAAGACGGCGGCGAAAAGCTCCGCGCTCACAAGCCTTTCAGCATGAGCGAACTCAACGCCACCATCGACTCCATGCCCATGCGCCAGGACGAGATGAAGCAGCAACGCTAACGCCTTCGCTCCGACCGACCTTCAAGCACTCCCCTCAAAAGATAGCGGAACAAATCACGCCGCACGCGCGTACAAAGGGTCATGCTCGCCCGTACGCTCGCGCCCATCCTGTGCCTCTTCGCGCTCACCGCCTCGGCCCAAAGCTCGCTCACCGCTGACGAGATCATGCATCGCGTCGCGGTCAACCAGGACGCTGCGCAGACCGCGCGCACCCACTTCGTCTACACCCAGCACACGCTCGCCCGCTCGCTCAAAGGCAAGTCCGTCCGCTGCGAAGAGATCACCGACTACCGCATCACTCCCGGCACAAAAGGCAGCGACCGCCAACTCCTCGCGCTCAACGGCCGCGTCCTCTACAAGGGCAAGTACATCTCCTACGACTCACTCAAAGGCCCCGCAGGCATCGAGCCCCCGAAGGACGACGGCAAGGACGACGAGAGCCTGCGCGGCGCTCGCGAGGCCATGAAAAAGGCCGACGAAGATACCGACACCGACCGCAGCCTCGTCGAAAACATGCGCGACAACTTCACCGGCAAGAAAGAGTCCAAGGACGGCATCACGCCTGAGCTCTTCCCCCTCGCCTCCAAACAGCAAAAGCAGCTCCGCTTCCGCCTCATCGGTCGCGAGCAGCGCAACGGCCACGACACCTTCCACCTCACCTTCGAACCCGCCGACAAAGAAGACTACGGCTGGAAGGGCGATGCCTGGATCGACGCCACCGCCTTCCAACCCGTCGTCCTGCGCACCGAACTTTCCCGCAAACTGCCCTTCGCTATCCGCGGCATCATGGGCATCGATATCCCCGGCCTCGGCTTCACCATCACCTACGCGCCGCAACCCTCAGCGACCGATCCCAAGGCCGTCTGGTTCCCCGAAACCTTCGGCACGGAGTTCCGCATCAAGATCTTCCACTTCTTCAATCGCCAGATCGTCCTCTCGACGACAAACCGCAATTTCGCGATGACGCATACGGGAGCTCGCATCGTCGAAGTCGATGGCGCTCAAATCGACCAAAAAGTGCCCTCAAACGACGAAAAACACCCCTAAAGTGACGCAAAAAGGCCTCCGTTCACTCGGAGGCCTTTCCTCTTTAAAATCAATCGCTTACGCGGTTACTTCCACACCACGCCAGAACGCCACATGATGCTTCACGCCACGCGCTGCGGGCTTCGGATCGGGGTAGTACCAGGCCGCGTCGGGATTTTCCTGACCGTCTACCAGAACGGTGTAATAGCGAGCGCGTCCCTTGTTCGGGCAGCTCGAACTCGTGGAGCTGGTGCGCAGAAAAGCCCTGTTTACAGTCTCTTCCGGGAAATACACAGTACCGTCAACCGTTTGAATCTTCTCGCTCTCCGCAAGAGTTTGACCGTTCCATACTGCCTTTGCCATGTCCGCCTTCCAATCTCAAAGAGAATAAGCGGGTGTCACCCGGTGCGTCCGTCAAAAGATCGTCGCTAAGTCACTCTAGCGTCGTCGGTTGCAAACCGGCCCGTAAACCATCGTAACACGTCGCTCCCGATTTTGGAAAGTCCCCTCCTCGGTTCTCCGCTTCCCCATAGCAAGATATGAGCGTTCGTCACTCCGAAAGCCGTAGTGCCGCAACCAACGCCGCGAGCGCCGCAGGCTGATTTCGCCGACTCGGATAGTAGAGAAAGAACCCCGGAAATACCGGGCACCACTCTCGCAAAACCTGCACAAGCTTGCCCTCCGCGATCAGCGGCGTCACCATCGGCTCCATCGCCATTCCGATGCCCACCCCGCGCAAAGCCGCCTGCACCACCATCTCCGGATCATCGGCGCTGAGCGGCCCCTGCGGCGCGAAGGTCATCGCGCGCTTGCCTCGCTCAAACTCCCACCGAT
Above is a genomic segment from Granulicella cerasi containing:
- a CDS encoding DUF4174 domain-containing protein; this encodes MKTASIATFIAAALSSLTVHAQSTGITSLHNLRDHQRVLLVFAPTPDDPQLQIQLRTLNEHAADASTRDLVPIALPYNAPSPTPATLTTADADAVRRRYHVAPTEFTAILIGKDGGEKLRAHKPFSMSELNATIDSMPMRQDEMKQQR
- a CDS encoding DUF427 domain-containing protein, with translation MAKAVWNGQTLAESEKIQTVDGTVYFPEETVNRAFLRTSSTSSSCPNKGRARYYTVLVDGQENPDAAWYYPDPKPAARGVKHHVAFWRGVEVTA